The Blastomonas sp. SL216 DNA window GCGGTGGAACAGGCCGAGCGGATCGCGGGCCTCAACATTGACCATGTCCATGTCGGCTGCACCTCGGGCGGGCTGACCAGCACGATCGCGCGGGTCGAGATCGATCTGGGCGGCGGGCGCATCGACGAGGATGATGTCGACCATCTGCTGGCGGCAGGACGCGAGACGATCCAGCCCGGCGGGCGGATGGTGCTGCACGCGCAGCCTGCGCTCTACACGCTCGATGGCGCGACCGGGGTCAAGAAACCCATCGGCCTGCATGCCGAACGGCTGGGCGTCGATATTCACGTTGTATTCGCCGATGGCGCGCCGGTGCGCAATATCGACCAGACCGTCGCCGCCGCCTATCTGGGCGTCAGCGGCATCGTCGCCGCCCCGATCGCGGCAGGCACCGCGTGCCTGGGCGAGGAAGAGCGCGAACTGGGCGTCGCGCTGGTCGAAATGGGCGCTGCGGTGACCAATATCTCGCTCTATGCAGGCGGCATGCTGGTGGGGCTGTTCACCATTCCGTTCGGCGGCGCGGACATTACCGACGCCATCGCGTCTGCCTTTGGCCTGCGCCGGGCCGAGGCGGAGCGGATCAAGTGCTTCCATGGCGCTGCGACGTCTTCGCCACGCGACAATCATGACATGATCGACTTGCGGCTGCCCGAAGAGGACAGCAAGCTGGTCGGCGCAGGCGGACGCACCGACGACAAGCATTCGATCAGCCGCGCGCAGCTGGTCTCGGTCATCCGCCAGCCGCTCGACTATCTGATCGGGGAAATCACCAAGGGGCTGAAAGAGCTGGGCTTTACCGGCGCGCAGGGCCAGCGCATCGTGCTGACCGGCGGCTGCGCGGAATTGCGCGGCCTGGCCGATCACATGCAGGTGGCGCTGGGCCGCACCGTGCGGATCGGTCGTCCCAACGGGCTGGCGGGGCTGCCCGATGCGCATGCGGGGCCGGCTTTCTCGACCCTGGCCGGACTGGCCTTGTTCGCGGCGGACGAACCCGTCGATATCCGCAGCATTGCATCGAGCTATCAGCAGGTCCATCGCCATTCTGGCGCGGCTGTTTTGCAGCGTCTGTGGCGTGCTCTGGTCGGGAATTTCTGACGATGAGCCTCGGTTCGTCGCCCGCTGTGCAGGAAGTGGTGGAAAAACCCGATTTTTTGCGTGAATTCGCGAATCAATCTGTGCAATGTGATTATTGGTATTTGCTTCAGAATAATGAAGCAGGGGAGAATTAAGGCATGAGCATCACCATCGGACCGCCGACCGTCGACGAACTGCGCCCGCGCATTGCTGTGATCGGGATCGGCGGAGCTGGCGGCAACGCCATCGCCAACATGATCGCGGCGAGCGTCGAAGGCGTCGATTTCATCGTCGCCAATACCGACGCGCAGGCACTCAACAGCTCGACCGCCGAACAGCGCATCCAGCTCGGTCCTGAAGTGACCCAGGGGCTGGGCGCAGGCTCGCGGCCCGAAGTTGGCCGCGCGGCAGCAGAAGAGACGGTTGGCGATATCGAGGCGATCCTGGACGGCACGCACATGTGCTTCATCGCAGCCGGCATGGGCGGCGGTACCGGCACCGGTGCAGCGCCCGTCATCGCCAAGGCCGCGCGCGACCGCGGCATCCTGACCGTCGGCGTCGTCACCAAGCCCTTCACCTTTGAAGGCACGCGCCGCATGCGCGCTGCAGAAGCCGGCATTGCCGAGCTGCAGAAGAATGTCGACACGTTGATCGTCATTCCCAACCAGAACCTGTTCCTGGTCGCCAACCCGAACACCACCTTCAAGGAAGCCTTCCAGCTGGCCGACGAAGTACTGCAACAGGGTGTCCGCTCGATCACCGACCTGATCGTCAATCCCGGCCTGATCAACCTCGACTTTGCCGATATCCGTTCGGTGATGCGCGAAATGGGCAAGGCGATGATGGGCACCGGCGAAGCCGAAGGCGATGGCCGTGCACTGGAAGCGGCCGAGCGCGCCATTGCCAACCCGCTGCTCGACGGCGTGTCGATGAAGGGTGCCAAGGGCGTCATCGTCTCGATCACCGGCGGCGACGACATGCGCCTGATGGAAGTCGACGAGGCGGCCAACCATATCAAGGAACTGGTCGATCCCGATGCCAACATCATCTGGGGCAGCGCCTTCAATCCCGATCTGGAAGGCAAGATCCGCGTGTCGGTGGTCGCCACCGGTATCGATGGCGATGCCATGCAGCAGCCGGGTGAAGAAGCGCGTCCGTTCTCGCTGAACCAGGCCGCGCCGCGCGCCTTTGCTGCGCCGACGCCCGCGCCGAGCTATGCTGCTGCACCGCGTCCGGCCCCTGCGCCCGTCGCCGCTGAAGAACCCGAAGCGCTCGACCTGGGCGTCGCCGCCCAGTCGCTTGACGATGATGCAGGCGCAGACGAACTGCTGCTTGATCCAGCCAGCGTCCAGGCCGCCGACGAACCGGCTCCTGCCGCATTCGTCGCGCCGCCGGCGCAGACCGCAGATCCCGTCGCCAAGGCTCCGCGCGTGACCACCGGTGGTGGCACCCTGTTCGAGCGGATGTCCAGCCTGTCGCGCGGCGGTGCCCGCAGCGAGGACGAGGGTGAAGACGACAGCGCCGATGCGCCGCCGCTCAACATCCCGCGCTTCCTGGGCCGCCAGAACAACCAGTAAATCGCTCGCCCGCCGCCTGCATTTGCGGCGGCGGGCAAAGGTTCCGGCAAGCCATCGAATACCGCACACGCCCTGCCGTGCGAGACGCGCCTGCGTGCTTGCAATCACCCCTGTAACACGCGACTGACAGGGGCATATGGCTTTGACCCCGTTTATGCGTAACCGGCCCATGCGCCTTGCCGCCTGGCTCTGCGCCGCCGCCAGCCTTTCGCTTTGTCCGGCCCATGCGCAGGAAGAGGGGCCGGACGCGCCCGATACCGGCTATTCCTCGCTGGAAGTCGCGCAGCCCAAGGGCACGCGCGAACTGCAGAACGCGCTGCAGCGGCTGGCGGTCTATCCCGGGGATATTGACGCGCTGATCGATGCAGGAAACGCCGCACTGCTGCTCGGCGATCCGCAGGCCGCAATCGGCTTTTTCGCGCGCGCCGAAGAGATGTCACCGGGCAATGGCCGGGTGAAGGCGGGGCTTGGGTCGGCGCTACTGCTCAACGAAAATCCCTATGAGGCCTTGCGCCTGTTCGACGAGGCCAAGAAGCTGGGCGTGCCCGAGACGGTCTATGCTGCCGATCGCGGGCTGGCGTACGATCTCGTCGGCAATTTCGACGCGGCGCAGAGCGATTACGAGCTGGCGCTGCGGCGTGGCAGCGATGATGAGACGATCCGCCGTTATGCTCTGTCGCTCGGCATTTCGGGTGACCGGGTCGGGGCAGAAGCGCAGCTCGACCCGCTGCTCCGCAAGCGCGACGCTGCCGCCTGGCGCACGCGTGCCTTCGTGCTGGCGATTTCGGGCGATGCCGAAGGCGCGATCGCGATTGCCGATGCGACCATGCCCAAGCGCATGGCCGCTTCGATCGAGCCGTTCTTTCGCTTCATGGGCAGGTTGACCCCTGCGCAACAGGCCGCCGCTGCGCATTTCGGGCATTTTCCCCAGGCCGCGGCGGTGGGCAAGGATGATCCGCGCAACCGCCAATATGCATCCGCCGGAACGCCGCGTGTGCGCTCCAATCGTGCCGATGCCGGGCTGATTCCGGCGGGCGAGCCACTGGGTCCGGCGGCCGACAGCAAGGGCCGCAAGGTCGCCAAGGTCGACAAGTCGCAGCGGCGCAGGCCCGGCAAACTTTCCCGGAAGGAACGTGAAGCGATCGCGCTGGCGCAAGCCGAAGCTGCGGCCAAGCCGGTGCCGGTGCAGGCCCGCGCGCCCGGACCGGTGCCGCCGCCCGACCTGCTCATTCCGGGCCGCGGCACGGCGTCATCGCCCGGCCAGCAAAGCATGCAGACGGTGCAGACCGTCCAGACTGTCCAGACGGTGCAGTCCATTCCCGCCAGCCGCGCCATGGCCCAGCCGCTGCCGGGCAGCTCTGCCGCCAGCAGTGTGTCTAGGTCAGCGCCACCAGCCAACAGTCTGCCAGCCGTTGCGGGCACGCAAAATGGTCAGGGCCAGCTTCCCCCGATCGGGTCGGCGTCTTCGGTCGCACTGACCGGCCTCAAGGTACTGCCCGCGCCGTCAGCGGCTCAGGACCGGTCAGCATCGGTCGCAACGATTGCGCCGGGCGAGAAGGTGGTGGTGCTTTCGGGCATGACCGAGCTGCCGCGCCCCGGTTTCGCTTCGGTCCCCGCCGCCACGCAGCCTGCTCCCGCCATGGCGGCGGGGGCCGGTCAGCAGGCGTCCGCCGCGCCGGCTGGCAATGCTCCGGCTCCGGCGCGCGGCTTTGATCTGGCGCAGGTCGGCGGCACAGCCGCTGTGCCCCCTCCACCGTCACCCTCTCCGCGACCCGCCACCAGCAGCATCTCGCCTGCGCAGGGTGGACCGCTTGCCTCTTCGCCCAGCGCCGCCCTGCCGCCTGCGGCCACCGTTGCAGCGGCATCCACCCCTGCGGCCGTGCAGCCGATCCCATCCGCGCCTGCGCCCACCCGGGTGAGCCTGGCCTCGGTGATCGCCAGCATCCAGGTCCCGCCTCAGGAGCTGGCGCTGGCCGGGGATGCGGTGGACGTGACCAAACTGCCGCCTGCGCCCAAAAAGCCTGATGAAAAGGAATTGGCGGCGAAAAAGGCAGCCGAAGACAAGAAGCTGGCGGACAAGAAGCTTGCTGACAAGAAGCTGGCCGACAAGAAGGCGGCGGACAAGCTGGCCGCCGAGAAAAAGGCCGCAGCGGCCAAAAAGGCCGAGCCCAAGCATCCCAAGCGCTATTGGGTTCAGGTGGCAGGCGGAGCGAACCGTGCCGATCTTTCCAAGGAATGGAAGCGGCTGACCACCACGTCGCCCGCCCTGTTCAAGGGCAAGCAGGGCTGGTGGACGCCGCTCAACGCGACCAATCGGCTGCTGACCGGTCCGTTCAAGAGCGCCGACGAAGCTCAGGCGTTCGTCAACACGCTGTCCAAGAACAAGCTTTCGGGCTTCACCTTCACCAGCTCGGCTGGCCAGGAAGTGACTGCGCTGGGTAAATGAACGCTCGGCTCAGGTCACCGCCGCGTGGATCAGCCGGTGGACATTGGTGTTGGCTTTCAACCGGCTGCCCAGCAGGAACACGCCACCGATCTTGCGCTGGATGAACAGGGTTTCGATAGGGGGAACCTGCCAGAACGTGCGTTCCTTGGCAAAGGCCATCCCCTCGTCGCGCAATTCGGTCGTCATCTCGTTGGAGGAGAAGTCGAAGGGTCCGTCAATGCGAAGCGGTTCGAACGCCGTGTCGAACATGCCCAGCACCGCCACCTTGTGGCTCTCGGGCGCATCGGGGTGCAGCATTCCGAGTGTCAGCCCTGCCTCGCGCATGCTGGCGATATCACGTTCCAGCCCGCCACGCAGCAGCGTACGATAGGCGTTGGACACCCGGTCCTGGACGACGCGCGTTGCACCGAAATCGAGCAGCACCAGCTTTCCGCTGGCCGGATCGAACCGGTAGTTGGCGAAATTGGGGTCGGTCTGCATCAGCTGGAAGTCGAACAGCTCGCGCAATAGCAGGTCGACCAGCCGCAGCACGATGCCGTCACGCGTCGCCTGGTCCATGGTGACCGTTTCCTCGATCGCGATGCTTTCGATATAGTCCATCGCCAGGATGTCGGGCGTGGTGAAGTCGGCATGGAGCGCAGGCACCCGGAAGTCGGCACTGTCTGCCAGCAATTCGCCGAAGCGCGCGAGATGTGCGGCTTCGTGCGCATAGTCCGCCTCTTCGTGCAGCTGCGCCTTGGCCTCGGCCAGCATCGGGTCGATATCGAGCCCCTGCGGCAACAGCCCGGTCAGCTTGACCAGCGAGGCGACATTGTCGACATCGCTGTCGATGCTCTGGCGCACGCCGGGATATTGCACCTTGATCGCCAGATCGCGTCCGTCGAGCGTGCGGGCCCGGTGCACCTGGCCGATCGAGGCGGCGGCGATCGGCTTGAAGCCAAAACTGGCAAAGCGCTTTTCCCAGCCGCGCCCCCAATTCTGGTTGAGCACGTTGCGCAGCTGGCCTTGCGGCATGTGCTGCGCATCGGCGCGCAGGCGGCCTAATATGTCGGCGAGCTCGGGCGGCAGAAAGTCACCCGTATCCATCGACATCAGCTGGCCGAGCTTCATCGCCGCGCCGCGCATCGTTGCCAGCCGGTCGGCAATCTTGCGCGCATTGGCTGGGGTCAGCAGCAGTTCACCGAGCGAAGGGCGGCGGCCCTGCGCCAGCTGCTTGGTGCCATCGACCAGCATGGAGCCTGCAACGCCGCCAACCATGGTACCGAAGCTGGCAAAGCGGGAGAGGCGGCCGCTGGGGACGGCCTGACCGGAGGATCGCGATCGGGGGGGAAGCATGCGGGGGCGTCAACCTGTCAGCATGGCGGCACCGGAATAGGTGGCGCGTACTGCCGCTATGTAGGTGCGCCGCCGCTCAGCTGCAACTTGCCCCGCCCAGAACGCAGAAGCGCGCGCAATGGGGATGGTTCAGCGAGACCGCGCGCGACGCCTCGGTGAGCGTCGCCCCCATGTCGAAGCCCGGATCATAAGGCAGCAGCGTGCACGCCGCGACGGTGGGCCGCTCTGCCCCCTTGTGCTTCACCACCATGCGGCTGGTCGCGCACATCATCGCATCGGGGCTCTTGCCCAATATGTCCCAGCAGCCGGTGCTGATCTCGGCAATATCGGCATGGGCGTCCATTTCCGGGAACATCACGAACTGCTGCGGGTCGCTGGTATCGATGTTGAGGTCCAGGTCCTGGAAGAGTGCGGCAAAGCCGGCGCGCGCCTCGGCGTCGCTTTCATGCGCCAGATGACGCCCCGCGACCGCGATGCGAAAGCCGTGCCGCGCCAGCCAGCGCAGGCCCGACAGCGCCTTGTCCCAGCTGTTCGCGCCGCGCTCGGCCTCGTGCACGGCCTTGGTGTAATGGTCCAGGCTGACGCGGATGGTGAGCCTGTCGCCAAAGCGTGCGTTCAGGTCGAGCAGCGCCGCCTCGTGCCGCCGCATCGGGCGCATCGCGTTGGACAGCACCAGCATCTCGAAGCCGCGCGACAGGCTCAGCTCCAGGATCGCGATGATATCCGGGTTCATGAACGGCTCGCCCCCGGTCAGCCCGATCTCGCGCGTGGGGATGGCGGCCGATGCGATCTCGTCGAGATAGACCGCAACCTCGGCGAGCGACAGATAGACCAGGGCATCGTTGCGCGGCGAGCTCTCGATATAGCAGCTCTTGCAGGCCAGGTTGCACAAAGTGCCGGTGTTGAACCACAAGGTATCCAGCCGCGTCAGGCGCACGCTGGCGCGCGGTTCACCCTTGGCGGTGATCAGGGGATCGCGGAATTTCGCAGGGTCCAGCGGCGGGGCATTGTCGATCGCGAACGGGCTGGCGGTGATGGAGTCCATGGCCGTGATGTATCGCCGGGCGCGGGGCTGTGGCCAAGCAAAAAAGCGTCAGTCCTGCGCGTTCCTCGCCAATCTGGACGCCAGTGGCGCGGACAGCACGAGCTGAAGCTGGTGATAGATCAGCGCGGGCAGGATGACGATGCCCGCCTGCGGTCCCGCAAACAGGATGGCGGCGAGCGGCGCGCCGGTGGCGATGCTCTTGTGCGATCCTGCAAACAACAGGCTGATCCGGTCGGCGCGCGGCAGGCCGATCAGCCCGCCCAGGCCCCATGCCGCCAGCATGGCCAGCACCAGCATCACCAGGATGATCAGGCACAACAGCCCCAGCGCGGCCCAGCCCAGCGTCTGCATCTGGCCGCCGGCGACCGCCGAACTGAACGCGACATAGACGGCGAGCGCAATCGCGGTGCGATCAAGCAGCGTCAGCAGCGGCTTGTTGCGCTGGGCCCAGGGCCCTAGCCAGCCCTGCGCCGCCTGACCCAGCGCAAAGGGCAGCAGCAGGATGGACAGGATCTTGATGACCGTATCGCTGCTGATCGCAGCGCCGCCATCCGCACCGATCAGCAGCGCGACGAGCAGCGGCGTCATGATGATGCCGGCCAGGTTCAGCAGCGCGGAGGCCATCACCGATGCGGCGATATTGCCGCCCGCCAGCGAGGAATAGCTGATCGCTGACTGCACGGTGGAGGGCAGGATGCCCAGGAACATCAGACCGATCACCAGTCCGTGCGGCAGACCCGCAGGCGCATGGGCAGCCGCCAGCCCCAGCACCGGCATGAAGGCAAAGGTGAAGGCGAAGATCACCCCCTGCAGCCGCCAGTTCTTCATCGCAACGATGACCTCGGCGCGCGGCAGGCGCAGGCCGTGCAGGAAGAACAGCAGGAAGATCGCCACCGATACGCCATGGCCCGCATAGACCGCCGCCTGGCCGGTCACCGGCAGCAAGGCCGCGACCAAGACGGTCAGCAGCAGCATCAGCACGAACCTGTCGGGGATGAGACGCGTAAGAATCGACATGCCGCTTCCCCCTGCTATGTTTCGGTAGGCAGCGCAACGGCTTGCGCGACCAGGCTGCGTGATAAATGCAAGGGGGGCAGGGGATGGACTGGCAGGCAATCACGCAGCACATCGTGGCGACGACCGCCCCGCATATCGGCACCGGCAAGGTCGCCGATTATATCCCCGCGCTCGCCCGGGTTGATCCGACCAAGTTCGGCATGGCGATCGTGCTGGGCGATGGCACGATGGTGACGCTGGGCGACAGCCATGAGGAATTCTCGATCCAGTCGATCTCTAAGGTGTTCACCCTGTCCATGGCGCTGCGCCATTACGGCGAGGATGTGTGGCACCGGGTGGGGCGCGAACCCTCTGGCAGCGCATTCAATTCGATCGTGCAGCTGGAGAATGAAAAGGGCATCCCGCGCAACCCGCTGATCAACGCCGGCGCGATCGTAGTCACCGACATGCTGGTGGCCCAGAGCGGCGCGGCTGCCTTCGAGGCCGAACTGCTGGGGCGCTTTCACCGGCTTTCGGGCGACGACAGCATCGCCATCGACGAAGAGGTGGCGGAATCGGAATCCGCGACCGGATCGCGCAACCGGGCGCTCGCGCATTTCATGGCGGCGTTCGGCAACATGGCCAATCCGGTCGAGGAAAGCCTGAACGCCTATTTCCGCCAGTGCGCGGTTCGGATGAGCTGCCGCCAGCTCGCGCGCGCGGCCCTTTTCCTGGCGTTCGACGGCTGCGACCCGATCAACCGCGAGCAGTTGGTCAGCCGCGAGAATTGCCGCCGTATCAACGCGGTGATGATGAGCTGCGGCCATTACGACAATAGCGGCGACTTTGCCTATCGCATCGGCCTGCCCGGCAAGAGCGGCGTCGGCGGCGGCATATTGTGCATCGCGCCCGGCCATGGCGCGATCGCGGTCTGGTCCCCCGGCCTCAATGCCTCTGGCACCTCGATGGTCGGCGCGATCGCGCTCGAGGAACTGGTCGAGGCGACCGGGTGGAGCGTGTTTGTTTGAAACAGGCTAGATGCCGAGTAGAGCCCTTAGCTTGGCCTTGACCTCCGTCACCGCGGTTGCGCTTGCCTTGCCCTTCAAACTGGCCTTGCGGGCCCGCCAATCGACACTCTTGACCTGGTCGGCCAGAATGACGCTGTCGCTCCCCTCATTGGCTAGCACTTCAAAGACATAGCCCTTGGCCTTGCTTGTCATCGGGCAACAGATCATCATTCCGCGTCGGCGATTATAGCTTGCCGGCGTCAGCACCAGAGCGGGCCGGTGGCCTGCCTGCTCGTGCCCTGCCTGTGGAGAGAAATGCAGCCAGACTATGTCGCCGGTATCCGGGACATAGCCTGCCATTAAAGCAATTCCTTGCCCATCGGTTCACCGAAATCGAGATCGTCGGGAAAGGTGTCTGGCGTCATTGCGGCGAGCAGTTCGTCCAGCTCATATTTCGGGGCCTTGACCGGCTCGATGATGATCCGACCGTCCTCGGCGCGCAATTCTATTTCCTGGTCGATGTGCATATGGGCCGCAGCGAGCACACGCGCGGGAATACGCACGGAGGCGCTGTTGCCCCATTTCTTCACCTGCACACCCATGGTCTTGCTCCTTTTGACCCCCATTGGTCTATCAGAGAGCGAAGCGTGTTTCAACAATTGTATATACGGCTGTTACCCCATCCGCACCGGCGGAGCAGGCGTCTCGCTGAACTTGGGTGCAGGGGCGGGCTGCAGGATGCCGTCGACTTCGATGAACGTGCCGCGTTCCTTGTTGTGCGGGTGCTCGGGCGCTTCCTTCAGGCTCAGCACCGGGGCGAAGCAGATGTCGGTATGCTCCATGATCGCACACCATTCGTCGCGGGTCTTTGTCAGGAACAGGGCGGTGAGCTTTTCCTTGAGCGGGCCCCATTGGCGCGGGTCCATCTGCAGGTCGAAGGCGGGATCGGTGAGGCCGGCCTTTTCGCGCAGCAACGCATAGAATTGCGGTTCGATCGAGCCGAGCGAGACATATTTGCCGTCGGCGCATTCATAGGTGTCATAGAAATGCGCGCCGGTATCGAGCAGGTTGACGCCGCGCTCGTCGCGCCACTGGCCATTGGCGAGGAAGGTATAGGTCATCGCCGAGAGCACGGCGGCGCCGTCGGTCATCGCGCAATCGATCACCTGGCCCTTGCCGGTGCTGCGCGCCGACAGGATGCCCGCAACCATGCCGAACGCCATCATCATGCCGCCGCCGCCGAAATCACCCACCGCATTGACCGGCGGAGTCGGCTTTTCGCCCGCGCGGCCATAGCTGTGCAGCGCGCCGGACAGCGCGATATAGTTGATGTCATGCCCGGCGAGCGGCGCATAGGATCCGGTCTGGCCCCAGCCGGTCATGCGGCCGTAGACCAGGGCCGGGTTGTCTGCGAGCAGCACATCGGGCCCCAGGCCCAGCCGCTCCATCACGCCGGGGCGGAAGCCCTCGATCAGGCCGTCGGCGGTGCGCACAAGCTCGCGCACCTGGGCGATGCCGTCGGCGGTCTTGAGGTCCACCGCGATCACCTCGCGGTTGCGGTTGAGGATGTCGCGGTTGCCGGCATCGCCGACCGTGGACCGGCCGGAGGCGCGTTCGACCCGGACGACTCGCGCGCCGTGATCGGCCAGCATCATCGCGGCAAACGGGCCGGGACCGATTCCCGCCAGCTCGATAATGGTCACTCCTGCCAATGCACCCGCCATGCTGTCCTCACCTGATTTAATTGATCGATTAAGCGGCGCACGCTAGCGGCGATGGCGTCCAATGCAAGCCTGATTTCACCGATCCGGGCCAAGGTGCTTGGCCAGGGCCATCGCCGCGATGCAATAAAGCGCCAGCAATGTCCCCCAGTGATCCGACTTTCCCGTAACGGCATGTCCTTGTTGCGTCGCAATAAACAAAAAGGTCAGGATTTGCGCCGTTTGTGCCGCACTGCAAAAGATTAATCGAAGGATTAAAACGAATTGCAATCCGACAGCCATTGTGACAGCTTTCATCTCGCACCAGACATCGCCTGAAGAGTGATGGGGGGCAAAAGCACGACCAAAAGGTTGCTTGTGGGAGAAGAGGATGCGCACTTTGTGGAAGCCCGTTCTGGGCTTGCTTTGCACTGTCTCAATGACATCGATGGCTCAAGCGCAGGACGCGCAGAAGGACGACAGCGCGCCTGAGCGCGATGTCATCATCGTGACCGCGACGCTTCGCGCCGCCGATGTTCAGGACATTCCGATCGCGGTGACCGCCGTCAGCCCGGACCAGCTGGACCGGCAGAACGTGCAGGACATCAAGTCGCTGACGTCGATCTCCCCCAGCTTCAACG harbors:
- the ftsA gene encoding cell division protein FtsA, which produces MSGGKGRKGGAAVPRIEKTFGALDIGSSKVCAMIIGRTDAGELLVLGTGQRASDGVKRGYITDMQATELAVREAVEQAERIAGLNIDHVHVGCTSGGLTSTIARVEIDLGGGRIDEDDVDHLLAAGRETIQPGGRMVLHAQPALYTLDGATGVKKPIGLHAERLGVDIHVVFADGAPVRNIDQTVAAAYLGVSGIVAAPIAAGTACLGEEERELGVALVEMGAAVTNISLYAGGMLVGLFTIPFGGADITDAIASAFGLRRAEAERIKCFHGAATSSPRDNHDMIDLRLPEEDSKLVGAGGRTDDKHSISRAQLVSVIRQPLDYLIGEITKGLKELGFTGAQGQRIVLTGGCAELRGLADHMQVALGRTVRIGRPNGLAGLPDAHAGPAFSTLAGLALFAADEPVDIRSIASSYQQVHRHSGAAVLQRLWRALVGNF
- the ftsZ gene encoding cell division protein FtsZ; translated protein: MSITIGPPTVDELRPRIAVIGIGGAGGNAIANMIAASVEGVDFIVANTDAQALNSSTAEQRIQLGPEVTQGLGAGSRPEVGRAAAEETVGDIEAILDGTHMCFIAAGMGGGTGTGAAPVIAKAARDRGILTVGVVTKPFTFEGTRRMRAAEAGIAELQKNVDTLIVIPNQNLFLVANPNTTFKEAFQLADEVLQQGVRSITDLIVNPGLINLDFADIRSVMREMGKAMMGTGEAEGDGRALEAAERAIANPLLDGVSMKGAKGVIVSITGGDDMRLMEVDEAANHIKELVDPDANIIWGSAFNPDLEGKIRVSVVATGIDGDAMQQPGEEARPFSLNQAAPRAFAAPTPAPSYAAAPRPAPAPVAAEEPEALDLGVAAQSLDDDAGADELLLDPASVQAADEPAPAAFVAPPAQTADPVAKAPRVTTGGGTLFERMSSLSRGGARSEDEGEDDSADAPPLNIPRFLGRQNNQ
- a CDS encoding SPOR domain-containing protein, which produces MRNRPMRLAAWLCAAASLSLCPAHAQEEGPDAPDTGYSSLEVAQPKGTRELQNALQRLAVYPGDIDALIDAGNAALLLGDPQAAIGFFARAEEMSPGNGRVKAGLGSALLLNENPYEALRLFDEAKKLGVPETVYAADRGLAYDLVGNFDAAQSDYELALRRGSDDETIRRYALSLGISGDRVGAEAQLDPLLRKRDAAAWRTRAFVLAISGDAEGAIAIADATMPKRMAASIEPFFRFMGRLTPAQQAAAAHFGHFPQAAAVGKDDPRNRQYASAGTPRVRSNRADAGLIPAGEPLGPAADSKGRKVAKVDKSQRRRPGKLSRKEREAIALAQAEAAAKPVPVQARAPGPVPPPDLLIPGRGTASSPGQQSMQTVQTVQTVQTVQSIPASRAMAQPLPGSSAASSVSRSAPPANSLPAVAGTQNGQGQLPPIGSASSVALTGLKVLPAPSAAQDRSASVATIAPGEKVVVLSGMTELPRPGFASVPAATQPAPAMAAGAGQQASAAPAGNAPAPARGFDLAQVGGTAAVPPPPSPSPRPATSSISPAQGGPLASSPSAALPPAATVAAASTPAAVQPIPSAPAPTRVSLASVIASIQVPPQELALAGDAVDVTKLPPAPKKPDEKELAAKKAAEDKKLADKKLADKKLADKKAADKLAAEKKAAAAKKAEPKHPKRYWVQVAGGANRADLSKEWKRLTTTSPALFKGKQGWWTPLNATNRLLTGPFKSADEAQAFVNTLSKNKLSGFTFTSSAGQEVTALGK
- a CDS encoding AarF/ABC1/UbiB kinase family protein → MLPPRSRSSGQAVPSGRLSRFASFGTMVGGVAGSMLVDGTKQLAQGRRPSLGELLLTPANARKIADRLATMRGAAMKLGQLMSMDTGDFLPPELADILGRLRADAQHMPQGQLRNVLNQNWGRGWEKRFASFGFKPIAAASIGQVHRARTLDGRDLAIKVQYPGVRQSIDSDVDNVASLVKLTGLLPQGLDIDPMLAEAKAQLHEEADYAHEAAHLARFGELLADSADFRVPALHADFTTPDILAMDYIESIAIEETVTMDQATRDGIVLRLVDLLLRELFDFQLMQTDPNFANYRFDPASGKLVLLDFGATRVVQDRVSNAYRTLLRGGLERDIASMREAGLTLGMLHPDAPESHKVAVLGMFDTAFEPLRIDGPFDFSSNEMTTELRDEGMAFAKERTFWQVPPIETLFIQRKIGGVFLLGSRLKANTNVHRLIHAAVT
- a CDS encoding radical SAM protein, producing MDSITASPFAIDNAPPLDPAKFRDPLITAKGEPRASVRLTRLDTLWFNTGTLCNLACKSCYIESSPRNDALVYLSLAEVAVYLDEIASAAIPTREIGLTGGEPFMNPDIIAILELSLSRGFEMLVLSNAMRPMRRHEAALLDLNARFGDRLTIRVSLDHYTKAVHEAERGANSWDKALSGLRWLARHGFRIAVAGRHLAHESDAEARAGFAALFQDLDLNIDTSDPQQFVMFPEMDAHADIAEISTGCWDILGKSPDAMMCATSRMVVKHKGAERPTVAACTLLPYDPGFDMGATLTEASRAVSLNHPHCARFCVLGGASCS
- a CDS encoding bile acid:sodium symporter — protein: MSILTRLIPDRFVLMLLLTVLVAALLPVTGQAAVYAGHGVSVAIFLLFFLHGLRLPRAEVIVAMKNWRLQGVIFAFTFAFMPVLGLAAAHAPAGLPHGLVIGLMFLGILPSTVQSAISYSSLAGGNIAASVMASALLNLAGIIMTPLLVALLIGADGGAAISSDTVIKILSILLLPFALGQAAQGWLGPWAQRNKPLLTLLDRTAIALAVYVAFSSAVAGGQMQTLGWAALGLLCLIILVMLVLAMLAAWGLGGLIGLPRADRISLLFAGSHKSIATGAPLAAILFAGPQAGIVILPALIYHQLQLVLSAPLASRLARNAQD
- a CDS encoding glutaminase, with protein sequence MDWQAITQHIVATTAPHIGTGKVADYIPALARVDPTKFGMAIVLGDGTMVTLGDSHEEFSIQSISKVFTLSMALRHYGEDVWHRVGREPSGSAFNSIVQLENEKGIPRNPLINAGAIVVTDMLVAQSGAAAFEAELLGRFHRLSGDDSIAIDEEVAESESATGSRNRALAHFMAAFGNMANPVEESLNAYFRQCAVRMSCRQLARAALFLAFDGCDPINREQLVSRENCRRINAVMMSCGHYDNSGDFAYRIGLPGKSGVGGGILCIAPGHGAIAVWSPGLNASGTSMVGAIALEELVEATGWSVFV
- the mazF gene encoding endoribonuclease MazF; this encodes MAGYVPDTGDIVWLHFSPQAGHEQAGHRPALVLTPASYNRRRGMMICCPMTSKAKGYVFEVLANEGSDSVILADQVKSVDWRARKASLKGKASATAVTEVKAKLRALLGI
- a CDS encoding AbrB/MazE/SpoVT family DNA-binding domain-containing protein, translating into MGVQVKKWGNSASVRIPARVLAAAHMHIDQEIELRAEDGRIIIEPVKAPKYELDELLAAMTPDTFPDDLDFGEPMGKELL
- a CDS encoding CaiB/BaiF CoA-transferase family protein, with the protein product MAGALAGVTIIELAGIGPGPFAAMMLADHGARVVRVERASGRSTVGDAGNRDILNRNREVIAVDLKTADGIAQVRELVRTADGLIEGFRPGVMERLGLGPDVLLADNPALVYGRMTGWGQTGSYAPLAGHDINYIALSGALHSYGRAGEKPTPPVNAVGDFGGGGMMMAFGMVAGILSARSTGKGQVIDCAMTDGAAVLSAMTYTFLANGQWRDERGVNLLDTGAHFYDTYECADGKYVSLGSIEPQFYALLREKAGLTDPAFDLQMDPRQWGPLKEKLTALFLTKTRDEWCAIMEHTDICFAPVLSLKEAPEHPHNKERGTFIEVDGILQPAPAPKFSETPAPPVRMG